The sequence CATGTTCCCATCCAGTCTGCCATACAGATGTAGCATACCCTCAATTcaactaaggctgtgtttgttttgggtgtaaATGAAattcggaaaatattttacacccaaCAGCATGTTTTGGTGCACATGTCAAATAAAGTTAGACGGAAAATCTTAAACTTTGACCGTAAAATAAGTCATTTGACCCGGAAAATCATTTACGCCATCTCttttaccttcaaatgattTCCGGACTCAGAcacccaaagagagagagagaaagagcaagaagagagagtagagagagtgATCTAGAAACACAAACAAGCCATCCGACCACCGCCCCAACCCCAAATGTGCCGCCAAGATCGCACCGTGAGATCGCGCCGCAAAGATTGCATTGCGAGATCGCGCTGCCGAGATCGCACCTCAGATCACATCACCAAGATAGCGCCGTTGCTGCCCTCTAGATCGAACTCTCGTCGTCTCAATCTCAGTGTCGTCGGAAGCCTGCTGCCGCTTGACTAGTCTTGTCGCCCATGACCCACCCATGACCGATCTCCCTCTTTCTCGATCTATACCTCTCCCTTTCCCTCAATTTGCGatcactctctcttcttccCTCTCTcagtttgaccaaatttttgAGTTTAACGAATagtgttgttttgatttttgtttctttaagtttatttattgaaattttctattataaaatttgtttggaagctgagaaaatggctgaaaaaatgtgagaaactaGTAGAAAAGTAGCAGTTTTAGAATGTAACCAGACAtctgaaaacattttccaaaacaattttcataatgcagccaaacacttgaaaatattttcctttcctaaaaatattttcacttgaaagtattttacactcggaaaatattttacatattacCAAACACAACCTAAGCCTTAATCTTGATTAAATTGATGTTGACTTCATAAATCTTCATCAAATTAGAGTCAACTACAACATGTTCCTATATTGTCCACCATATGGATGTAGCATATTCTCAACTCAACTAAGCTCTAAACCCGATTAAATAGGAGTTGACTTCACAAATCCCCATCAAATATTTAGAGTTGATTTTGAACCTAATACTTCGCTCTTCAGCTTATTCTAACAGGGGAAAAAGATGCCATTTAAGCTAAACTGCTAGAGCTCATTGGTGAGTCTACTACATTTATTCTTTCCTACCATTTTATCCTATTTAAAAGCCTCTATCTTGCTGCTCTAGTCAACAAAACCTTCTTCATGACTTCTACCCATATCATGTTAGGCCTCCCACTATGATGCAAAACAAGTTTGcaagaataagaaataaaatgtggaaaaaaaaaacaaaacaaaatactaTAGGCTTCACCACCTAAGGGTGCTTGGAATCACCACCAAATTGTAAAGAAGCATCTCTAATTAGCAATCTTATTCAAAATGCATTGTCTGAAAACTATTCCTGGAGCctctttttaataagtttcaaaGATTACATTAAGCTACAATTACATCCCACAAATTGAAATCCACAGCCCTGATATAGGacaaattcataatttaaaaataaaaacctaatatctgaaaagaaaaatatgaaacaagaaACTCTGAAATACTTTGGAGTTTGGATGTGCTCCCTGCATCAGAGTCACTTTTTCACCAACACATGAATTGGTCTCTGTTGCAGAAGACTATCTCAAGTGGTTCTCCCCCATCACTTCCTCAATATGAGCTACACCTACCTTTGAGGCAAACTACATTCAATATCTTATCATTCCTATCATTACCCTGTATCCATTTGGACATTCTCAATTAAGCTATGTTCATTTCATAGCTACTACAACCAGTCTTACATAGCTTTTATTATTGGCAAGTTACACATTGACCATAATTTGTGCCAAAACAGCCCCATTCTCTCTAACATAAAGCACAACTAATCATATGGTTTTTTTCGTGGTAAGTTGCACAAGCACCAGATGGTTTTTGAAACAACAATATCACCCTCCACCTTGTTCTTATATAAGCCCTACAGAATGAGTGTAAATACATGTGTGCAATGTAACTAATTGGGTGTTTGCATATTTAAACTTTCAATACATTTTCTTAACTTTATTTCACAATAAGAATATTGAATAATTGGCTTCATGACTATCaatcaaaattcataatattaattctttctttctttctttttttataagtataattcacaatattaataataaaattccaCTATTCAAATCTTTCCTTACAACAGCTGCATATTCCTCTTTTAGGTATATGCTGTGTGGGGTTCTTAATCTAAAAAGCAAGGCAGTGACTTCAAGCCTCACATCACATGGCTTATGTCTAATGTGTCGAGTGTTGTCATGTATTCTCCCTATAATTGCAAATTGAAGCATAATGTGTAAAGTATGCAACCTAGAATTGTCTATTATCACACAGTtgtaaataaaaacaaatatgcTGAAGAAAAACATCCACAGAGTCAACCAATAGaacttaaaatgaaaataaaacccCTGTGGGAGGGAGGGGGGGCATTAAGCTTGGGATAATTACCAACTGTAGGCCTCGGTGTTGTCCTTATCTTCAAGATCTCTGGACGAGGTATTATGGAACCAGATGCTCCCAAACCTCTAGATACTCTTACTTTACTGCCATCTTCAAGATACCTAGTTCCTAGCTTACAAGGTTTCCTGCATAAGTAAACATTACACACCACCCCTGTGAAATAAAGAATAGAATATCGATAATTGTTAAATCAGAACCCTAGAGTAATTCCATACCCAGTCACTGGATCAACAACTTGAACATTTGACGCATGCAGTGGTGCTTCAACTGTAAAGATCCCACCTTCATGACCTTGCCCTTGTTTAATATGTTTCTTTACctgcaaaagagcaaaagacAATGATAACAACCTTATATTAGACACATGGTCTTTTTCAGTACTATGTGCATCTTATTTGAAAGCTGTGAATTCCCTTTAATCTCTCTAAGTCATTTGAGGCAATAATATATGATTCAAGTAAAGAGAACGGCGCAAAATCACACAATAAAAAGAGTCACCGAACCCACAATTTGTTTGACTTCTTTTAATCTAAAAAGTGTTGCAGATTTCAATAAATTGTGCCttctaaatagtttcagaatCTTTATTTACTAGGAATCGAATTTGGATCATTAACACCGGTACCTTATGTTATAGGAGCAAGTCTGTTAGTAGAAGCACCTAAAAAAGAATAGTCAGATAAACTGTGTGGAGGAGGATTGAGCAGTTTTAAGTTTCAAAGACAGTGGGGGATTAAAATATCATGAAAGAAGCTAACTTGTCTCTTTTAGATATGGAAAGATATATCTATTAGGAAATTTTAATTGAGGACCTATCCAAAATCCCTGTTAAACGTTAACGATACAATAACCATTTGCTGGTTGAACAGAAGAACAGCTTAAAAGGAAAATTGACGCATGCATCTTGAAAATACATACATATTACTGTATTCAATCAGCATATATTATGCGAACTGCATATAATATTGTTGCAAAGCATATGATCACTTTAGcattttttcttgctttttttctAAAGCATAAAGCATTTTGAAATAATCAGCGCATGCATTCACTACACATGCACTACATTAGCATACACCGGAAGTGGGTTATTGCCAACCATCATAGCAACACATTTGGTCATAAATAACCAAACCATTTAGATTGTTCGTCCTATGAAACTGCCAAGTTTGACTTGCTGTCGCTAAAACCAAATTATAACAATCACAACAaattaaacaaccaaaaatGATAGGCACCTTAACATGTTATTCTCACATTGTAAGCCTTATAATAAtcagtttaaaaattaaaatttttttttaaaaaaaccaccCAATTACCCAAATAAAATGAAACAGTTCCTCACCAAATTCTTGCCCTCAACAATAACCCGATTCTGCGAGCGAATTACACGCTTAATAAGACCCGTCTCACCTTTGTCTTTGCCCCTTATAATCATAACCTGCAACAACCAAGCCCAAGCAAGTGCCcaaaaaaaagatcatattATGTTAAAGAAAAAGCAAATAGTTGAAAATGAATTAGAAAGTTCTGTTTTCCCTTACATTATCTCCTCTGACAATCTTCCAATGCCTAATGAGTTTCTGAGCCGCTTTCCAACCCATTTCGAACTAAGcacaaaaaggaaaagcaaaaaaagaaaagaaaaagaaaatcattttcgaatggaataaaataaataaaatgtgttTAGGGTTTTTCTGGGGTTTCTCTGTATAGGGTTTTTGACTTAAACCCTAAAACCCACAACTTTTTTCagacccaaatttttttttttttttaaatgtggatGTTCCATCTTTTCCAATTACTATAATTAAACCTTTGTAACACGAAGACAGATACcctatattttgaaatttaagatTTGGTTATGAACATTTAGTGCCAtgaaaaacactaaaaactgaaaataccgGTGGATTTGATACGCCGCTGTCGCCGTCTTCACCGGCTTaacccctttcttcttcttcttcttcttttttgcttcttcgtcttcttcttccttttgtttcTGTTCTGCTTCTTCGGTGGAtctgtttcttttttgcttcttcgtcttattttgttttttgtttctgttcTGCTTTTTGTGCCTCTCACGTGAGCCACAtctcacccttttttttcttttttttctttttacattgaGCCACTGAA is a genomic window of Quercus lobata isolate SW786 chromosome 2, ValleyOak3.0 Primary Assembly, whole genome shotgun sequence containing:
- the LOC115974482 gene encoding uncharacterized protein LOC115974482, with product MGWKAAQKLIRHWKIVRGDNVMIIRGKDKGETGLIKRVIRSQNRVIVEGKNLVKKHIKQGQGHEGGIFTVEAPLHASNVQVVDPVTGKPCKLGTRYLEDGSKVRVSRGLGASGSIIPRPEILKIRTTPRPTVAGPKDTPMDLVLEKTYDPKTGMGMPGL